From Chlamydiifrater volucris, one genomic window encodes:
- a CDS encoding PhoH family protein: MSKNRLKKVFVLDTSVLIYDPEAISSFEGCKVILPFTVLEELESVGKFRDESAKNASRALLNIRHLLENSSKNCSEGVCLDNGTFLSVAVLPQHETVKTSKLLVLDVLQMLVDKGEEFVYVTKSLGRRVRAESMGIESRDYENQRFAFRSLYRGFRRIDVDAGVVQVIYKDGEVDIPVDLDPSPNEYFLLQEGERSSVLARYDVSVSKLVSLKALPDSVWGIKPLNVEQKCALDLLLRDEVKLVTLIGQAGSGKTLLALAAAMHKVFDKGIYNKLLISRPIVPMGKDIGFLPGIKEDKLAHWMQPIYDNMEFLCHLNGMEDFGETLPSLISAKKIEMEALTYIRGRSLPKVFMIIDEAQNLTPHEIKTIVSRAGQGTKIILTGDPTQIDSPYFDENSNGLTYLVGKFRNLALYGHMFMARTERSELAAAAAKML; the protein is encoded by the coding sequence ATGTCGAAAAATCGATTAAAGAAAGTTTTTGTCTTAGACACCAGTGTTTTAATCTATGATCCAGAAGCTATTTCTTCGTTCGAAGGATGTAAGGTTATACTTCCTTTTACAGTTTTGGAAGAGCTAGAATCTGTAGGAAAATTTCGAGATGAATCGGCAAAGAATGCCTCTAGGGCGTTGTTAAATATTAGACATCTTTTAGAAAATTCTTCCAAAAATTGTTCGGAAGGGGTGTGTCTAGACAATGGAACCTTTCTGAGCGTAGCAGTCCTTCCTCAGCACGAAACAGTCAAAACTTCTAAGCTTTTAGTTCTGGATGTATTGCAAATGTTGGTTGATAAGGGGGAAGAATTTGTTTACGTAACAAAGAGTCTTGGAAGGCGAGTCCGTGCTGAAAGCATGGGCATAGAATCTAGAGACTATGAAAATCAACGTTTTGCTTTTAGGTCTTTATATAGAGGATTTCGGCGTATTGACGTAGACGCAGGAGTTGTCCAAGTTATATACAAGGATGGAGAAGTTGATATTCCTGTTGATTTAGATCCATCTCCTAATGAATATTTTTTACTTCAGGAAGGAGAAAGATCTTCTGTTTTAGCTCGCTATGATGTTTCTGTAAGTAAATTAGTTTCCTTGAAGGCTCTTCCAGATTCTGTTTGGGGGATAAAGCCACTCAACGTAGAACAAAAATGTGCTTTAGATTTATTGCTCAGAGATGAAGTGAAATTAGTAACTCTTATTGGTCAAGCCGGATCAGGAAAAACCTTGCTGGCATTGGCTGCTGCTATGCATAAGGTTTTTGACAAAGGAATATATAACAAGCTTCTTATAAGCCGACCCATTGTCCCCATGGGTAAGGATATCGGTTTCTTACCGGGTATTAAGGAAGATAAATTAGCACACTGGATGCAACCAATATATGACAATATGGAGTTTCTGTGTCATCTTAATGGAATGGAAGATTTTGGAGAGACCTTGCCTTCGTTAATATCCGCTAAGAAAATTGAAATGGAAGCTTTAACATACATCAGAGGGCGGTCTTTGCCTAAGGTGTTCATGATTATCGATGAAGCGCAAAATTTGACTCCTCATGAAATTAAGACCATTGTGTCTCGAGCAGGTCAAGGTACAAAAATCATTCTCACAGGGGATCCCACACAAATAGACAGCCCTTACTTTGACGAAAATTCCAACGGGCTAACTTACTTGGTAGGAAAGTTTCGCAATCTCGCCCTCTATGGCCATATGTTCATGGCTAGAACAGAACGTTCGGAGCTTGCAGCAGCAGCAGCAAAAATGTTGTAG